Proteins co-encoded in one Bradyrhizobium sp. 170 genomic window:
- a CDS encoding TRAP transporter substrate-binding protein, which yields MSLSRRHFLAASAAVPLFAPSLALAQAKEFRLGLITPNGHSWNKAALKLGDDLKAATNGRLTMTVFHSGQLGNEPAMMQQLQSGALDMGFIQAAELGSRVPHIAAINAPYIVRSTPSVAKFVRHPAAIKLFEVLPQETGTIGLGWGITGMRAVFSSKDLTSLADIKGMKLRINPTPVYRDFYSSLGAAPTPIPTPQVFDAMANGQVDGLEADLEFSWNQRFDKVSKVILQMNAVFMPMAAVVSGRVWQSLPAADRELITKTVKSTLDAQIDELAGNEPKLVENFKNAPIPIRQVDAKDTEAVIAEFDKIWLPKAPVLAELRKIGATL from the coding sequence ATGTCCCTTTCGCGTCGCCATTTCCTTGCCGCCAGCGCGGCCGTGCCGCTGTTCGCGCCGTCGCTGGCACTCGCCCAGGCCAAGGAATTCCGCCTCGGCCTCATCACGCCCAATGGCCATTCCTGGAACAAGGCGGCGCTCAAGCTCGGCGACGATCTCAAGGCGGCTACCAACGGACGCCTGACCATGACGGTGTTTCACTCCGGCCAGCTCGGCAACGAGCCGGCGATGATGCAGCAATTGCAGTCCGGCGCGCTCGACATGGGCTTTATCCAGGCCGCTGAACTCGGCTCGCGCGTGCCGCATATCGCGGCGATCAACGCGCCCTACATCGTGCGCTCGACGCCGTCGGTCGCGAAATTCGTCCGCCATCCGGCGGCGATCAAGCTGTTCGAGGTGCTGCCGCAGGAAACCGGAACCATCGGCCTCGGCTGGGGCATCACCGGCATGCGCGCGGTTTTCTCGTCGAAAGACCTGACGAGCCTTGCCGACATCAAGGGCATGAAGCTGCGCATCAACCCGACACCGGTCTATCGCGATTTCTATTCGTCGCTCGGCGCCGCACCGACGCCGATCCCGACACCCCAGGTGTTCGACGCCATGGCGAACGGCCAGGTCGACGGCCTCGAGGCGGATCTGGAATTCTCCTGGAACCAGCGCTTCGACAAGGTCTCAAAAGTCATCCTGCAGATGAACGCCGTCTTCATGCCGATGGCAGCCGTCGTCTCCGGCCGCGTCTGGCAGTCGTTGCCGGCGGCCGACCGCGAACTGATCACCAAGACCGTCAAATCGACGCTCGACGCGCAGATCGACGAACTGGCCGGCAATGAGCCCAAGCTGGTCGAGAACTTCAAGAATGCACCGATACCGATCCGCCAGGTTGACGCCAAAGATACCGAGGCCGTCATCGCCGAATTCGACAAGATCTGGCTGCCCAAGGCGCCCGTTCTTGCCGAGCTGCGAAAGATCGGCGCGACGCTCTGA
- a CDS encoding DUF6481 family protein produces MSGFKEPNFADRQKAAMQARQNILNKFRAQPGPDDPEVKRRQAEREAQAAARAKAREAKEAERAEQKRREAEAAAVEAARIAREKEEEAARQEALEAEQKAKRDARYAARKGKGKKK; encoded by the coding sequence ATGAGTGGATTCAAGGAACCGAACTTCGCGGACCGCCAGAAGGCCGCGATGCAGGCGCGGCAGAACATTCTGAACAAGTTTCGCGCCCAGCCGGGGCCCGATGATCCCGAGGTGAAGCGCCGCCAGGCCGAGCGCGAAGCCCAGGCCGCCGCGCGCGCCAAGGCAAGAGAAGCCAAGGAAGCCGAAAGGGCCGAGCAGAAACGTCGCGAGGCCGAGGCCGCCGCGGTGGAAGCCGCCAGGATCGCGCGCGAAAAGGAAGAAGAGGCCGCCAGACAGGAGGCGCTGGAGGCCGAGCAGAAGGCCAAGCGCGACGCCCGTTACGCCGCCCGCAAAGGCAAGGGCAAGAAGAAGTAG
- a CDS encoding acetyl/propionyl/methylcrotonyl-CoA carboxylase subunit alpha — protein MDRAKLYRRFRTLLIANRGEIACRVIRSARAMGLRTVAVYSDADRDAMHVAMADEAVLLGPARARDSYLNIERVIAAARQTGAEAIHPGYGFLSENAEFAQACLDAGLVFVGPTAAMMTAMGSKSGSKELMEKAGVPLVPGYHGEAQDEVTLTKAADKIGFPVLVKASAGGGGRGMRVVNAAGELSAAIVSAKREAKAAFGDDRMLIEKFVQNPRHIEVQIIGDSHGNLLSLWERECTLQRRHQKVTEEAPSPTLDAKQREAVCAAARKAAAAVNYVGAGTIEFVSDGKEVFFIEMNTRLQVEHPVTELITGVDLVEWQLRVAFGEKLPLKQDEIRLNGHAIEARVYAENPQKNFMPSVGRIKTWRTPDAVDGLRIDAGYRDGDAVSPYYDAMLAKVIAWAPTRQAAIERLNRGLEETDVRGIVTNIPFLSALITHPNVRANTIDTGFIERELKKLTEASGAAGDLELCAAVAAIVNEEQKSAHKDSPWQTFGWMPVGRRQRVFSFRQGQGAEHKVTLHYGSGPMTLSIGKHEFVFATSPSDDDSFDLTIDGMKSRVVAVIEGHELYLRTRSGRFDLHWVDPFGGETEEQVGEDKIVAPLPGTVVALLAEEGATLEKGAAILTLEVMKMEQTLRAPFAGVLKKVKCKVGDIVGEGVELAEIEPAAS, from the coding sequence ATGGACCGCGCAAAACTCTACCGGCGTTTTCGCACGCTTCTGATCGCCAACCGGGGCGAGATCGCCTGCCGCGTCATCCGCTCCGCCCGCGCCATGGGCCTGCGCACCGTCGCCGTCTATTCCGATGCCGACCGCGACGCCATGCATGTCGCGATGGCGGATGAGGCCGTGCTGCTGGGACCCGCGCGGGCACGCGACAGCTATCTCAACATCGAACGCGTGATCGCAGCCGCGCGCCAGACCGGCGCCGAGGCCATCCATCCCGGCTATGGCTTCCTGTCGGAAAATGCCGAGTTCGCACAGGCCTGTCTCGACGCCGGGCTGGTGTTCGTCGGCCCGACGGCCGCGATGATGACCGCGATGGGATCGAAATCCGGCTCGAAGGAGCTGATGGAAAAGGCCGGTGTGCCGCTGGTGCCCGGCTATCACGGCGAGGCCCAGGATGAGGTGACGCTGACAAAGGCCGCCGACAAGATCGGTTTCCCGGTACTGGTGAAGGCGTCCGCCGGCGGCGGCGGGCGCGGCATGCGCGTGGTGAATGCGGCCGGTGAGCTTTCAGCGGCGATCGTCAGCGCAAAGCGCGAGGCCAAGGCTGCGTTCGGCGACGACCGCATGCTGATCGAGAAATTCGTGCAGAACCCGCGCCACATCGAGGTGCAGATCATCGGCGACAGCCACGGCAATCTGCTCTCGCTCTGGGAGCGCGAATGCACGTTGCAGCGGCGGCACCAGAAGGTGACCGAGGAGGCGCCGTCGCCGACGCTTGACGCCAAGCAGCGCGAAGCGGTCTGCGCTGCCGCGCGCAAAGCGGCCGCCGCCGTGAACTATGTCGGCGCCGGCACCATCGAGTTCGTCTCCGACGGCAAGGAGGTGTTCTTCATCGAGATGAATACGCGCCTGCAGGTCGAGCATCCCGTGACCGAGCTGATTACCGGCGTGGATCTGGTGGAATGGCAATTGCGGGTGGCGTTCGGCGAAAAACTGCCGCTCAAGCAGGACGAGATCAGGCTGAACGGCCACGCCATCGAGGCGCGGGTCTATGCCGAAAATCCGCAGAAGAATTTTATGCCCTCGGTCGGCCGGATCAAGACCTGGCGCACGCCTGATGCCGTCGATGGCCTGCGGATCGACGCCGGTTATCGCGACGGCGATGCGGTGTCGCCATACTATGACGCCATGCTGGCAAAAGTGATCGCCTGGGCGCCGACGCGCCAGGCCGCGATCGAGCGGCTCAACCGCGGGCTGGAAGAGACCGACGTCCGCGGTATCGTCACCAACATTCCGTTCCTGTCGGCGCTCATCACGCACCCGAACGTGCGCGCCAATACCATCGACACCGGCTTCATCGAGCGTGAGTTGAAGAAGCTGACGGAAGCGTCGGGCGCGGCTGGCGATCTCGAGCTTTGCGCCGCGGTCGCCGCCATCGTCAACGAGGAGCAGAAGTCCGCGCACAAGGATTCGCCATGGCAGACTTTTGGCTGGATGCCGGTCGGAAGGCGGCAACGGGTGTTCTCGTTCCGTCAGGGGCAGGGTGCCGAGCATAAGGTGACGCTGCACTATGGCTCCGGGCCGATGACACTCTCGATCGGCAAACACGAATTTGTTTTCGCGACCTCGCCGTCGGATGACGACAGCTTCGATCTGACGATCGACGGCATGAAATCGCGCGTCGTCGCCGTGATCGAGGGCCATGAGCTTTACCTGCGCACCCGCAGTGGCCGCTTTGACCTGCATTGGGTCGATCCGTTCGGCGGCGAGACTGAGGAACAGGTGGGCGAAGACAAGATCGTGGCGCCGCTGCCGGGCACGGTCGTCGCGCTCCTGGCCGAGGAGGGCGCGACTTTGGAGAAGGGCGCTGCGATCCTCACCCTCGAAGTGATGAAGATGGAGCAGACCCTGCGCGCGCCCTTTGCGGGCGTGCTGAAGAAGGTCAAGTGCAAGGTCGGCGATATCGTCGGCGAAGGCGTCGAACTTGCCGAAATCGAACCGGCGGCGTCATGA
- a CDS encoding GntR family transcriptional regulator, with the protein MKVPLKHRTLSAAIVDQLRQSILDGTYPAGSQLRQDALGDAYGVSRIPVREALFQLEAEGLVRIVPQKGAIVSELSLDEINDVFDLRGIMEPRLLAQSAPHFAEQDFAGLDDIQKRFEKAIKAGNVSEWGQLNADFHMALYVHARQPRTKVIVVALLQTSDRYTRLQLSNTKAMGTAEKEHAHLIALCRAQRIDEACRFLEHHIEAVRTDLLQVVGGGSIAARAGR; encoded by the coding sequence ATGAAAGTCCCCCTGAAGCACCGCACGCTGTCGGCTGCGATCGTCGACCAGCTCCGGCAGTCGATTCTCGACGGGACCTATCCAGCCGGCTCGCAGCTTCGGCAGGACGCGCTGGGCGATGCCTACGGCGTGAGCCGCATTCCCGTGCGCGAGGCGCTGTTTCAGCTCGAGGCCGAGGGGCTGGTGAGGATCGTCCCGCAAAAAGGCGCGATCGTCTCGGAACTGTCGCTGGACGAAATCAACGACGTGTTCGATCTCCGCGGGATCATGGAGCCGCGGCTTTTGGCGCAGTCGGCGCCGCACTTTGCGGAACAAGACTTTGCCGGGCTGGATGACATCCAGAAGCGCTTCGAGAAGGCGATCAAGGCGGGCAATGTCAGCGAGTGGGGCCAGCTCAACGCCGACTTTCACATGGCGCTGTACGTTCACGCGCGCCAGCCCCGCACCAAGGTGATCGTCGTGGCGCTGCTGCAGACCAGCGACCGCTACACGCGCCTGCAACTCTCCAATACCAAGGCGATGGGGACAGCCGAAAAGGAACACGCCCATCTGATCGCGCTATGCCGGGCGCAGCGGATCGACGAAGCCTGCCGGTTTCTGGAGCACCATATCGAGGCGGTGCGGACGGACCTGTTGCAGGTGGTTGGCGGCGGGTCGATCGCGGCGCGTGCGGGGCGGTAA
- a CDS encoding TRAP transporter small permease gives MVEQTIADAPGFSARRIVVRASSLLLAFERIALMGLMYLLTALILVNVVTRYSHFPIYWIDESAVYCVVWLTFVGASAMTRLRLDFAVTMMTERLSARNQKIAKVIATGMVVTFGVALIATCFLWMDPIGLARAGFDARKLAAETFNFLYTERTQTLNWPTWVVYLTLPIFAVSMTVHGLANLLEDLELVPRTPPKGFQLSELDGVN, from the coding sequence ATGGTCGAGCAGACGATTGCGGATGCGCCGGGATTCAGCGCCCGGCGGATCGTTGTCAGGGCTTCGAGCCTCCTGCTCGCTTTCGAGCGCATCGCCTTGATGGGCCTGATGTATCTGCTGACGGCCTTGATCCTGGTGAACGTCGTCACCCGCTATTCGCACTTCCCGATCTACTGGATCGATGAATCGGCGGTCTATTGCGTGGTCTGGCTGACCTTCGTCGGCGCCTCCGCGATGACGCGGCTGCGGCTCGATTTCGCCGTCACCATGATGACCGAGCGCCTCTCGGCGCGGAATCAGAAGATCGCGAAGGTCATCGCAACAGGCATGGTCGTCACGTTCGGCGTGGCCCTGATCGCTACCTGCTTTCTCTGGATGGATCCGATCGGTCTCGCCCGCGCCGGCTTCGACGCACGCAAGCTCGCCGCCGAGACCTTCAACTTCCTCTACACCGAGCGCACGCAGACGCTGAACTGGCCGACCTGGGTCGTCTACCTGACGCTGCCGATCTTCGCGGTGTCGATGACCGTGCATGGCCTCGCAAACCTGCTGGAGGATCTCGAACTGGTCCCACGGACTCCGCCAAAAGGTTTTCAGCTCTCCGAACTCGACGGCGTCAACTGA
- a CDS encoding TRAP transporter large permease has product MITSAAFIAIMLVGVPIGLCLCLAGFVYIIASGNPVLFQSYPLQLFGGVDSYGLIAIPLFILIGEIMNGGGITRRIVDMAMAFVGSLKGGLAYVNILANMFISSILGSATAQVAIMAQIMVPEMEKKGYDKTFAAGLTAYGGMLGPIIPPSVMFVVYSVLAQVSVSDMLIAGIVPGVILTAMFCVVIALMGYVYNYPKADYQTPRQRVATILRTSPTLLIPIVIVGSILGGLANATESAAVGAVAAALIGKYWTKEFEFSQLPQMMLRAGIYSAIVLFLVAAAAVFSWVLIFGKVPQETAGWIQSVAKDPVSFMLICNVILLVIGTVIDGIPGLIMTVPILLPVATDIYHIDPRHFGVVVVINLVLGLLSPPVGLCFFVAAAVTGAKPGKMFMVTLPFFVISCVLLVLLSLYPSLSLVLIK; this is encoded by the coding sequence ATGATCACCTCGGCCGCGTTCATCGCGATCATGCTGGTCGGGGTACCGATCGGGCTTTGTCTTTGCCTCGCCGGCTTCGTCTACATCATCGCATCGGGAAATCCGGTGCTGTTTCAGTCTTACCCGCTGCAGCTCTTCGGCGGTGTCGACAGCTATGGCCTGATCGCCATTCCGCTCTTCATCCTGATCGGCGAGATCATGAACGGCGGCGGCATTACGCGGCGCATCGTCGACATGGCGATGGCCTTTGTCGGCTCGCTGAAGGGCGGGCTGGCCTACGTCAATATCCTCGCCAACATGTTCATCTCCTCCATCCTCGGCTCGGCGACCGCGCAGGTCGCGATCATGGCGCAGATCATGGTGCCGGAAATGGAAAAGAAGGGCTACGACAAGACCTTTGCGGCGGGACTGACCGCCTATGGCGGCATGCTCGGACCGATCATTCCGCCGTCGGTGATGTTCGTCGTCTACAGCGTGCTGGCGCAGGTCTCCGTCAGCGACATGCTGATTGCCGGCATCGTGCCGGGCGTGATCCTGACGGCGATGTTCTGCGTGGTCATCGCGCTGATGGGATACGTCTACAATTATCCCAAGGCCGATTATCAGACGCCACGGCAGCGGGTGGCGACGATCCTGCGGACGTCGCCGACGTTACTGATCCCCATCGTGATCGTCGGCAGCATCCTCGGCGGGCTCGCCAACGCGACGGAGTCCGCGGCCGTCGGCGCGGTGGCGGCGGCACTCATTGGAAAATACTGGACCAAGGAGTTCGAGTTTTCGCAGTTGCCGCAGATGATGCTGCGCGCCGGCATCTACTCGGCCATCGTGTTGTTCCTGGTAGCCGCGGCGGCCGTGTTCTCCTGGGTGCTGATCTTCGGCAAGGTGCCGCAGGAGACCGCCGGCTGGATCCAGTCGGTCGCCAAGGATCCGGTCAGCTTCATGCTGATCTGCAACGTGATCCTGCTGGTGATCGGCACGGTCATCGACGGCATTCCCGGCCTGATCATGACGGTGCCGATCCTGCTGCCGGTAGCCACCGACATCTATCACATCGATCCGCGTCACTTCGGCGTGGTGGTGGTGATCAATCTGGTCCTCGGATTGCTGTCACCCCCGGTCGGTCTTTGCTTCTTCGTTGCGGCTGCCGTCACCGGGGCCAAGCCCGGAAAGATGTTCATGGTGACGCTGCCGTTCTTCGTCATCAGCTGCGTCCTGCTGGTGCTGCTCTCGCTCTACCCGTCCCTCTCCCTCGTCCTCATCAAGTAG
- the dctP gene encoding TRAP transporter substrate-binding protein DctP translates to MLTRRHVIASALAAPAVLRFGTGTAHAATTLKISHQFPGGTINKGDFRDRLCRTFAAEIAKRSGGEIAAEIYPNSSLIKTNAQFSAMRKGALDISLYPMPYAGSELPETNIGLMPGLVATYDQGLRWKKEPVGKALTDFLADKGIILLTWVWQAGGVASRSRPIVAPEDAKGLKVRGGSREMDMVLQTAGAAVLSVPSNEIYAAMQTGACDAGITSSTSLISFRLEEVAKSLTSGAGASYWFMLEPLMMSKAIFDKLPKNQQDILLSVGSELEAFGRKGAQDDDIEVAKVYEKAGANVSKLDVATVSKWRDIARDTAWKDYSAKTATSANLLKLASDVAP, encoded by the coding sequence ATGCTCACACGCCGCCATGTCATCGCATCCGCACTTGCCGCGCCCGCCGTCCTTCGTTTCGGCACCGGTACCGCCCATGCCGCCACGACACTGAAGATCTCGCACCAGTTCCCGGGTGGCACCATCAACAAGGGCGACTTCCGCGACCGGCTGTGCCGCACGTTCGCCGCCGAAATCGCCAAGCGCTCTGGCGGCGAGATCGCAGCCGAGATCTATCCGAACTCCTCGCTGATCAAGACCAACGCGCAGTTCTCGGCGATGCGCAAAGGCGCGCTCGATATCAGTCTCTACCCGATGCCGTATGCCGGCAGTGAATTGCCGGAGACCAATATCGGCCTGATGCCGGGCCTGGTCGCGACCTACGACCAGGGCCTGCGCTGGAAGAAGGAGCCGGTCGGCAAGGCGCTGACCGACTTCCTCGCCGACAAGGGCATCATCCTTTTGACCTGGGTCTGGCAGGCCGGCGGCGTCGCCAGCCGCTCCAGGCCGATCGTCGCTCCTGAAGACGCCAAGGGGCTGAAGGTGCGCGGCGGCTCGCGCGAGATGGACATGGTGCTGCAGACCGCGGGAGCAGCCGTGCTGTCGGTCCCGTCGAACGAAATCTACGCCGCGATGCAGACCGGCGCCTGTGACGCCGGCATCACCTCCTCCACCAGCCTGATCTCGTTCCGCCTCGAAGAGGTCGCGAAGTCGCTGACCTCGGGCGCCGGCGCCTCCTACTGGTTCATGCTGGAGCCGCTGATGATGTCGAAGGCGATCTTCGACAAGCTGCCAAAAAACCAGCAGGACATCCTGCTTTCGGTGGGCAGCGAACTGGAAGCGTTCGGCCGCAAGGGTGCGCAGGACGACGATATCGAGGTCGCGAAGGTCTATGAGAAGGCCGGCGCCAATGTCAGCAAGCTCGACGTGGCGACCGTCAGCAAGTGGCGGGATATTGCGCGCGATACCGCCTGGAAGGACTACAGCGCCAAGACGGCGACATCAGCCAATCTGCTGAAGCTCGCAAGCGACGTCGCCCCATGA
- a CDS encoding dihydrodipicolinate synthase family protein — translation MSPRISWEGVFPAVTTQFNDDLSLNIDATAKVMDGLIRDGVSGLIVCGSVGENTSLERKEKIAIMETAKSVAAGRVPVLCGIAEFTTAFAVETAKEAARVGIDGVMVMPALVYSSKPHETAAHFRSVATATDLPVMLYNNPPIYKNDVTPDILVTLADVETVVCFKDSSGDTRRFIDTRNMVGDRFVLFAGLDDVIVESVAMGAVGWVSGMSNAFPREGETLFRLAKAGRYAEAMPLYEWFMPLLHLDARPDLVQCIKLCEHIMGRGTALTRPPRLALLPHEKAEVEAMMAKALKNRPLLPNVGLKAA, via the coding sequence ATGAGCCCACGCATTTCCTGGGAAGGCGTCTTCCCGGCCGTCACCACCCAATTCAATGACGATCTGTCGCTCAATATCGATGCAACGGCCAAGGTCATGGACGGCCTGATCCGCGACGGCGTTTCCGGACTGATCGTCTGCGGCTCTGTCGGCGAGAACACCTCGCTGGAGCGCAAGGAGAAGATCGCCATCATGGAGACGGCCAAGTCGGTCGCGGCCGGCCGCGTCCCCGTGCTGTGCGGCATCGCCGAGTTCACGACCGCCTTCGCCGTCGAAACCGCCAAGGAGGCCGCGCGAGTCGGCATCGACGGTGTGATGGTGATGCCGGCGCTGGTCTATTCGTCCAAGCCGCATGAAACCGCCGCGCACTTCCGCTCGGTCGCCACGGCGACCGATCTGCCTGTCATGCTCTACAACAATCCGCCAATCTACAAGAACGACGTCACGCCGGACATTCTCGTCACCCTCGCCGATGTCGAAACCGTCGTCTGCTTCAAGGATTCCTCCGGCGACACGCGGCGCTTCATCGACACCCGCAACATGGTCGGCGATCGCTTCGTGCTGTTCGCCGGCCTCGACGACGTCATCGTCGAAAGCGTGGCGATGGGTGCGGTGGGCTGGGTATCCGGCATGTCGAACGCCTTCCCGCGCGAGGGTGAAACCCTGTTCCGCCTCGCCAAGGCCGGACGCTATGCCGAGGCCATGCCGCTGTACGAATGGTTCATGCCGCTATTGCACCTCGATGCCCGGCCAGACCTCGTCCAGTGCATCAAGCTTTGCGAGCACATCATGGGCCGCGGCACCGCGCTGACTCGCCCGCCGCGGCTCGCTCTGCTGCCGCACGAGAAGGCAGAGGTCGAGGCCATGATGGCCAAAGCGCTGAAGAACCGACCGCTGCTGCCGAATGTCGGACTGAAGGCTGCATAA
- a CDS encoding hydroxymethylglutaryl-CoA lyase yields the protein MSDRVHIVEVGPRDGLQNEKTPIGVADRIAFIEALIAAGLHTVEVGAFVSPKAIPQMVGSAEVLRGVSHHVDCELPVLVPNEKGYEASQAAGAKLIAVFAAASESFSRANINCSISESIDRFKPVLDRARADGVRVRGYISTVLGCPYEGEIKPKAVVDVAKVLWDLGCYEISLGDTIGVGTPLKARQLLRAVAGHVPMANLAMHFHDTYGQALANLYAGMEEGCRVIDSAAGGLGGCPYAPGATGNVATEDVVYMLEGMGIATGIDMTKLVAATNVVSGLIGRPPVSRVAVALNAKARAAK from the coding sequence ATGAGCGATCGCGTCCACATCGTCGAAGTCGGCCCGCGCGACGGGCTGCAGAACGAGAAGACCCCGATCGGCGTCGCCGACCGGATCGCCTTCATCGAGGCGTTGATCGCTGCGGGCCTCCACACCGTAGAGGTCGGCGCGTTCGTGTCGCCCAAGGCGATCCCGCAGATGGTGGGATCGGCCGAGGTGTTGCGCGGCGTCAGCCATCACGTGGATTGTGAACTGCCGGTGCTGGTGCCGAACGAGAAGGGATACGAGGCTTCGCAGGCCGCCGGCGCCAAGCTGATCGCGGTGTTTGCCGCGGCGTCAGAAAGTTTTTCGCGGGCCAATATCAATTGCTCGATTTCGGAATCGATCGACCGGTTCAAGCCGGTGCTGGACCGCGCCAGAGCTGATGGCGTTCGTGTGCGCGGCTATATTTCCACCGTGCTCGGCTGCCCGTATGAGGGCGAGATCAAGCCGAAGGCTGTGGTCGATGTCGCAAAGGTGCTGTGGGATCTCGGCTGTTACGAAATTTCGCTCGGCGACACCATCGGCGTCGGCACGCCCCTGAAGGCGCGGCAGCTCCTCCGTGCGGTGGCCGGCCACGTGCCAATGGCCAATCTCGCCATGCATTTCCACGATACTTACGGTCAGGCCCTCGCCAACCTCTATGCCGGGATGGAGGAGGGCTGCCGCGTGATCGATTCCGCCGCCGGCGGTCTCGGTGGCTGCCCCTACGCCCCCGGCGCGACGGGGAACGTCGCCACCGAGGACGTGGTCTACATGCTCGAGGGCATGGGCATTGCGACCGGCATCGACATGACAAAGCTGGTCGCGGCCACCAACGTGGTTAGCGGGCTGATCGGCCGGCCCCCGGTCAGCCGCGTGGCGGTAGCGTTGAACGCGAAGGCGCGGGCCGCGAAGTAG
- a CDS encoding pentapeptide MXKDX repeat protein has protein sequence MTTTTRIGLGLSAALVSLGLAFAPAVFAQDKMGKDDGMKKESMSKDAMKKDDGMMKKDGMKHDGMMKDGMKKDDGMKKN, from the coding sequence ATGACCACCACGACCCGTATCGGCCTCGGCCTGTCTGCCGCGCTCGTTTCGCTCGGCCTTGCGTTCGCGCCGGCCGTCTTCGCTCAGGACAAGATGGGCAAGGACGACGGCATGAAGAAGGAATCGATGTCCAAGGACGCGATGAAGAAAGACGACGGCATGATGAAAAAGGACGGCATGAAGCACGATGGCATGATGAAAGACGGCATGAAAAAAGACGACGGCATGAAAAAGAACTAA